gataatgtagacagagcttacctggataaaaaGAATGAGATGGCATTACATAATTAAGCTTGGAGTCTACATGAGAGAGCAGCTCTTTAACATGGGAGACCCTTCTCTTTTTTAATGATGTAGTATTTTTctacaaaatgtttttcttaaGTCTTAAATTCAAACACAAGGATGATTCCTGGCCATAGTGCTATGTTGTTGTAGTCCGATATCCCTATCTTCTGTATATTTTATGGTCTGTGATAAATTAATTTCTGATGTGGTAACAATTGTGATTTGTTTTGCAGAGGAACATGAGGAGGACGACACACCAAAGCCAGATTTCAAACCACCTCCTGTTATCCCGAAGGAAGATAACCACACCGGAGCTAACAAGAAACTTTTCTTTGTCTGTAATGAACGTAAGTAACAGTCCGAGGCAGATTAGATTATCAAACTGAGAAAAGCTACACAAAGTTTTCttcttaaatattaagtttttaattgaatttcagCTGGCAAGGCCTGGACCAAGCTACCCCCTGTCACCCCAGCACAGATTGTCTGTGCAAGACAAATCAAGAAGTTCTTCACTGGCAGGCTAGATGCACCAGTAAGTATTGGCTTATAAggtttttatttactaatggTGTGTAATACGTTAGTCTATGGCTAAAAAAAATGCTGGTATAGACTGTGATGTTCCCTCTCCTTAATTTCTTTCATGTTAATTTGACAGATTATTAGCTATCCACCATTCCCTGGCAATGAAATCAACTACTTAAGGGCTCAAATTGCAAGGATCTCAGCAGGTACACAGATCAGCCCCCTAGGCTTCTATCAATTTGATGAGGAGGAagaagaggaggaggaggaaggGGGTAAGTAGACTTTCCAAATCTTCCATTTTGGTGTCTTTCCTTTGGTGATACTTTGTCTATACTGTGTGTGACAATAAATGAATTGATCTATTGCTATTGCTCATTAaattgattttgtattttttctcAGCTCGCGACACCTTCATCGAAAATCCAGACTATGAGGGCATTCCAGTTAAAGATCTCGTTGACCCATCATTAGCAAATTGGGTACATCATGCTCAACACATTCTGCCTCAGGTAACCTTTTTAAACATCTTTGAGAATTGATGACATTTGAAGGTTCAACATGATAATAGGGCTTACGCATAAATGTGACATTGGTCGTCGACTGGATCTAGAGTATAAACTACCAACATCATTAAGAAGAAGCCCAACAACTTCCCTGCATGCATACAATTTAGTGCTTTCTATTGGTTAACAATGTTGCTAACTTTTTATAAAGAGTGAATTAGTTTTTCAATTTATCCATTGTTCTCCTTTATAGGGTCGATGCTCCTGGTTCAATCCAATTCAACCACAGGAAGATGATTTTGAAGATGAGGAAGACGAAGAAGAGCGAGAGGAACCAGATGAACCGGAACCAGAGGTTGGACCACCAGTGCTGACTCCAATTTCAGAGGATGTTGGTAGGTGTCTGTTAAGCTCCACTATGTcgtcatatttttgtttttactttattcCATCAAAAGTGAAGATGAGAAccataaaaaaattttaaaaaattgatatataaataattattattaataataataatgtattaatacttCTACTTTCAGAAATTGAGAGTACGCCACCATGGACTGCTCGCTTGTCATCCACTTTGGTACCTCAATATGCAATCGCCATGATGCAGTCAAACCTCTGGCCTGGAGCCTATGCCTTTGGAACGGAAAAGTAAGTTAGAAATGGCATATATACTAACTTTACAAACAGAAACTTTTTTAAAAGGCCTATTTTGTCACCTAAAAAACTTAAATATCATGCCTAATATTGGTTTTTTCAATAACTagaaaatttgaaaatgtatacattGGTAGTGGACACAAGTATTTACCAGACAACTACAGCCCTCCGCCACCACCACCAGTTGAAGAGGAATTCCCCAGCGGTCCAGAGATCACAGAAGCTGAAGACCCCACACCAGAAGAGGAAGCTGCTCTGCGTGCAGCACAAAGAGAAGCCATGGAGGCGGCCGAAGATTTAGAAGATGTGGAGGaagatgacgacgatgatgaataaattaaaaacttttGAACTCTATTAATGGAGATATGAATAGTCATTTCATCTTGTATTTATTCTAGTCTACTTTTAACACTGAAAGATTGATGTAAATTTCAGTTGAAatcaacaataaaacaataataacaattttgtgTTTGTTGGTAAGCTGTGTACATACAGTCGAACCTGAATAactatgtaaaaatataaaattatttcttgtttcaTTTTGGACAGATATATTCAataaagtttcaagttgaactAAATCTTTTGTATCATAGTGTATTgtctaaaggccaatttacacagacgagtaaCAGTATTAAAAcctagaatctatgttatttcctATGACCATTTATACACAACGTGGAGCGGACGAttctgctcaggatagatacagattttaCATGGGACAAGCTATGCGGTTTTCAGTCTGTGTCAATTGGCCTTATTATTTATAGTCGAGGGATTACCACCTAtttgataggacagtgattaatttactattggtaatcctttgTCATGTGCCTAAATATTTCTGTTGAAGCCGACCAGccaaaacataaattattaactGTGAAATCAGGATAACATGTCTTACT
The window above is part of the Antedon mediterranea chromosome 10, ecAntMedi1.1, whole genome shotgun sequence genome. Proteins encoded here:
- the LOC140059911 gene encoding radial spoke head protein 6 homolog A-like, with the translated sequence MSSPEVSAEVQQPDGVATNEPNPQEATEVAPSPPAAEILNNKSSKPTSPSVASARSPVPNMALNVTPKEQEFTNAKSYLLTASTNSNINLYDHLSRVLTKVLDERPVNVVDVFEDISKNVKKSKFSPDFDTILNKVDKTTEVALAESQKSLFERNQDEGEHEGGGEDEVETPLPNLPELMNYFEQGGVGISREETIRIFLALKQLVDNYPLQTCRFWGKILGTEKNYIVAEVEYREGEEEEEEEEEHDGDEDMEKDEEEGEGEEHEEDDTPKPDFKPPPVIPKEDNHTGANKKLFFVCNEPGKAWTKLPPVTPAQIVCARQIKKFFTGRLDAPIISYPPFPGNEINYLRAQIARISAGTQISPLGFYQFDEEEEEEEEEGARDTFIENPDYEGIPVKDLVDPSLANWVHHAQHILPQGRCSWFNPIQPQEDDFEDEEDEEEREEPDEPEPEVGPPVLTPISEDVEIESTPPWTARLSSTLVPQYAIAMMQSNLWPGAYAFGTEKKFENVYIGSGHKYLPDNYSPPPPPPVEEEFPSGPEITEAEDPTPEEEAALRAAQREAMEAAEDLEDVEEDDDDDE